In the Oncorhynchus keta strain PuntledgeMale-10-30-2019 chromosome 14, Oket_V2, whole genome shotgun sequence genome, one interval contains:
- the fahd2a gene encoding fumarylacetoacetate hydrolase domain-containing protein 2A isoform X1, with protein MRLPLHSLSLISRSLSDRLSAIPGRRGVCGAAMRLVQFCRQGDEGGVRVGVDRGEGLGVIDLKAFDPSMPMTMRELLEMGAKGMQCAQRALEVSPAQCVVPFAEVRLLSPVLAPEKVVCVGMNYRDHCLEQNAPIPKEPIIFSKFPSAITGPFDDITLPDESQEVDWEVELAFVIGRKGKHIKEEDAMSYVAGFTVANDVSARDWQMKRNGNQWLLGKTFDSFCPLGPALVTTSAVTDPHNLGIRCLVNGVAVQNSNTDQLIFKTEQVVAWVSQFVTLSPGDVFLTGTPPGVGVFRNPPVFLKKGDVVECQIDQVGVIRNNVV; from the exons ATGAGACTTCCTCTTCACTCCTTGTCTCTCATCTCGAGGAGCTTGTCTGATAGGCTGTCTGCTATCCCCGGTAGGCGGGGAGTGTGTGGCGCTGCGATGCGATTGGTGCAGTTCTGCCGCCAAGGCGATGAGGGAGGGGTTAGAGTCGGCGTTGATCGTGGGGAGGGGCTAGGGGTCATTGACCTTAAGGCCTTTGACCCTTCGATGCCCATGACAATGAGAGAGCTGCTGGAGATGGGAGCAAAGGGCATGCAGTGTGCACAGAG GGCACTGGAGGTTAGTCCTGCTCAGTGTGTGGTTCCCTTTGCGGAGGTGAGGCTGCTGTCCCCAGTCCTAGCCCCAGAGaaggtggtgtgtgtggggaTGAACTACCGGGATCACTGCCTTGAGCAGAATGCCCCTATCCCTAAAGAGCCAATCATCTTCAGCAAGTTCCCCAGCGCCATTACTGGGCCCTTTGATGACATCACACTGCCTGACGAGAGCCAG GAGGTGGACTGGGAGGTGGAGCTAGCCTTTGTGATTGGCCGAAAGGGGAAACACATTAAG GAAGAGGATGCTATGTCTTATGTGGCAGGTTTCACCGTTGCCAACGATGTCAGTGCACGTGATTGGCAGATGAAACGCAATGGGAACCAGTGGCTGCTGGGAAAAACCTTTGACAGCTTTTGTCCTCTCGGCCCCGCCTTAGTGACCACCTCCGCTGTGACGG ACCCCCATAACCTGGGTATCCGCTGTCTGGTAAATGGAGTTGCAGTCCAGAACAGCAACACTGACCAGCTGATCTTTAAGACTGAGCAAGTGGTGGCCTGGGTCTCAca GTTTGTGACGTTGTCTCCAGGTGACGTGTTTCTGACGGGGACTCCTCCAGGTGTGGGTGTGTTCAGGAACCCACCTGTCTTCCTCAAG AAAGGAGATGTGGTGGAATGTCAAATAGACCAGGTCGGAGTCATACGCAACAATGTTGTCTGA
- the fahd2a gene encoding fumarylacetoacetate hydrolase domain-containing protein 2A isoform X2 has translation MRLVQFCRQGDEGGVRVGVDRGEGLGVIDLKAFDPSMPMTMRELLEMGAKGMQCAQRALEVSPAQCVVPFAEVRLLSPVLAPEKVVCVGMNYRDHCLEQNAPIPKEPIIFSKFPSAITGPFDDITLPDESQEVDWEVELAFVIGRKGKHIKEEDAMSYVAGFTVANDVSARDWQMKRNGNQWLLGKTFDSFCPLGPALVTTSAVTDPHNLGIRCLVNGVAVQNSNTDQLIFKTEQVVAWVSQFVTLSPGDVFLTGTPPGVGVFRNPPVFLKKGDVVECQIDQVGVIRNNVV, from the exons ATGCGATTGGTGCAGTTCTGCCGCCAAGGCGATGAGGGAGGGGTTAGAGTCGGCGTTGATCGTGGGGAGGGGCTAGGGGTCATTGACCTTAAGGCCTTTGACCCTTCGATGCCCATGACAATGAGAGAGCTGCTGGAGATGGGAGCAAAGGGCATGCAGTGTGCACAGAG GGCACTGGAGGTTAGTCCTGCTCAGTGTGTGGTTCCCTTTGCGGAGGTGAGGCTGCTGTCCCCAGTCCTAGCCCCAGAGaaggtggtgtgtgtggggaTGAACTACCGGGATCACTGCCTTGAGCAGAATGCCCCTATCCCTAAAGAGCCAATCATCTTCAGCAAGTTCCCCAGCGCCATTACTGGGCCCTTTGATGACATCACACTGCCTGACGAGAGCCAG GAGGTGGACTGGGAGGTGGAGCTAGCCTTTGTGATTGGCCGAAAGGGGAAACACATTAAG GAAGAGGATGCTATGTCTTATGTGGCAGGTTTCACCGTTGCCAACGATGTCAGTGCACGTGATTGGCAGATGAAACGCAATGGGAACCAGTGGCTGCTGGGAAAAACCTTTGACAGCTTTTGTCCTCTCGGCCCCGCCTTAGTGACCACCTCCGCTGTGACGG ACCCCCATAACCTGGGTATCCGCTGTCTGGTAAATGGAGTTGCAGTCCAGAACAGCAACACTGACCAGCTGATCTTTAAGACTGAGCAAGTGGTGGCCTGGGTCTCAca GTTTGTGACGTTGTCTCCAGGTGACGTGTTTCTGACGGGGACTCCTCCAGGTGTGGGTGTGTTCAGGAACCCACCTGTCTTCCTCAAG AAAGGAGATGTGGTGGAATGTCAAATAGACCAGGTCGGAGTCATACGCAACAATGTTGTCTGA